A window of the Molothrus ater isolate BHLD 08-10-18 breed brown headed cowbird chromosome 16, BPBGC_Mater_1.1, whole genome shotgun sequence genome harbors these coding sequences:
- the KNOP1 gene encoding lysine-rich nucleolar protein 1 — MIIKKKKKDIHEEPVQKKKKVKTVIKIEEDVKTVIKTEDSGRLKEKKKSRKKENLKDECLHKLQPKNNKKNKKKKVGYELLREDHLESFMNRKGHLDLQLQEESEEQIKIFKKKKKKVHCRFSLENNESSDVELSNHRTDGTKKNELSFKKKRKNTDLDLDGEVTKKKKKKCSFSLEDIQDSEQRKSTKVCKNTHKYTSQKAVFMGEDYDTGNAQNGGESYVRKKKNKKKDKSDCFLPQADNEDNMHRVPGSPTALSDFRKRKEHNSWAFTWTSREEENKIKNFGHIKERKKKKTKAISSSTCEDKQDCSHSIPDKHLPAQQEIGLEEEELSGKKHRKNFKYNNEVSKRKKKKIKKKEKETTYSEVSLNNDSASKSQKIQLESNKNKESEIERAECVTGDTVDGASCNSKPVLCDRKRKERKKVQPQDSAEEPGSKADAKKIKTESPWNESVEHLDGVIIVKEKKGNCDEINIDKVRRQALQEEIDRESGKTKALSSKVGQEMNLGQWSTATFKSAEEQNKFFRLLGGFKKGSVPVQSPSATTNKPNMALNQEGEEKLQQALKMEFDKAMDLKQHRGIGLGFQPNANKKVYIDKYASRSIKFED, encoded by the exons AtgataataaagaaaaagaaaaaagacattcaTGAGGAACCTgtacagaagaagaaaaaggtgaagaCTGTCATTAAAATTGAGGAAGATGTTAAAACTGTCATTAAAACTGAGGACAGTGGCCgtctcaaggaaaaaaagaagagcaggaaaaaggaaaatttaaaagatgAGTGCTTACACAAATTGCAACCaaagaataataagaaaaacaagaagaagaaagttgGCTATGAATTACTCAGGGAAGATCATTTAGAAAGCTTTATGAATAGAAAAGGTCATCTGGATTTACAACTTCAAGAGGAATCAGAggaacaaattaaaatattcaaaaagaagaaaaaaaaagtccattgTCGTTTCTCCTTGGAGAATAATGAGAGTAGTGACGTGGAGCTTTCAAATCATCGCACAGATGGTACTAAGAAAAATgaattatcttttaaaaaaaagaggaagaatacTGATTTGGATTTGGATGGTGAggtaacaaagaaaaaaaagaagaaatgcagtttttcattAGAGGACATCCAGGACAGTGAACAAAGGAAATCTACAAAAGTCTGTAAAAACACCCACAAATACACTTcacaaaaagcagtttttatgGGTGAGGACTATGACACAGGTAATGCTCAGAATGGTGGGGAGAGTTAtgtaagaaagaagaaaaataaaaagaaagataagTCTGACTGCTTTTTACCACAGGCAGATAATGAGGACAACATGCATCGAGTTCCTGGTAGCCCCACTGCATTAAGTGACtttagaaaaaggaaggaaCATAATTCCTGGGCATTTACATGGACaagcagagaggaagagaacAAAATTAAGAACTTTGGGCATAtcaaagagaggaagaagaagaaaacaaaagctatTTCTTCCTCAACCTGTGAAGATAAGCAAGACTGCAGTCACAGCATTCCTGATAAgcatctcccagcacagcaagaAATTGGGCTTGAGGAAGAAGAGCTGTCTGGAAAGAAACACAGGAAGAATTTCAAATATAATAATGAAGTTagtaagaggaaaaagaagaagattaagaaaaaggagaaggaaacaaCATACTCAGAAGTTTCTTTAAACAATGACAGTGCTTCTAAAAGCCAAAAAATACAATTGGAAAGCAATAAGAACAAAGAGAGTGAAATAGAGCGAGCTGAGTGTGTTACAGGGGACACTGTGGATGGGGCTTCATGCAATAGTAAACCTGTGCTGtgtgacagaaaaaggaaagaaaggaaaaaagtacaaCCACAGGACTCAGCTGAAGAGCCCGGTTCAAAAGCAGATGCAAAAAAGATCAAGACAGAATCGCCATGGAATGAGTCAGTG GAACATCTAGATGGTGTAATtattgtgaaggaaaaaaaaggaaactgtgATGAAATTAACATAGACAAG GTGAGGCGGCAGGCCCTGCAAGAAGAAATTGACAGAGAATCTGGCAAAACCAAGGCTCTCAGTTCCAAAGTGGGACAG GAAATGAACCTTGGACAGTGGAGTACAGCTACTTTTAAAAGTGCTGAGGAACAAAATAAGTTTTTTAGACTGTTGGGTGGTTTTAAAAAGGGTTCTGTGCCTGTGCAAAGTCCTTCAGCAActacaaacaaaccaaacatgGCTCTGAAccaggaaggggaggagaagtTACAGCAGGCTCTGAAGATGGAGTTTGATAAAGCAATGGACTTGAAGCAACACAGAGGAATTGGTCTTGGATTTCAGCCTAATGCCAACAAGAAAGTATACATAGACAAATATGCATCTAGATCTATAAAATTTGAAGATTAA